Proteins from one Anaerolineae bacterium genomic window:
- a CDS encoding alpha/beta hydrolase, protein MNRIPVHIKPFQGDEHQPFYWNGGQPAALLVHGFPGTPADPQVRHGISNFLPDVDLDDPDVQAEIRDFSIPTRIFEQLARVGNEAYRVAPHINTPTLIVQGTQDNTVPAHRTRRLLQQLPGPVHYKETNTGHDLTRADDPGWPDVRRAVVSFSQTVLIG, encoded by the coding sequence GTGAACCGAATTCCAGTGCATATCAAACCCTTCCAAGGTGACGAACACCAGCCTTTTTACTGGAACGGTGGTCAACCGGCAGCATTGCTGGTACACGGATTTCCCGGCACTCCTGCCGATCCGCAAGTTCGACACGGTATCAGCAATTTCCTCCCCGACGTTGATCTGGATGATCCCGACGTACAAGCTGAAATTCGAGACTTCTCCATCCCCACCCGGATTTTTGAGCAATTGGCGCGCGTTGGCAATGAAGCCTATCGGGTAGCGCCGCACATCAATACACCAACATTGATTGTGCAGGGCACCCAGGATAACACCGTTCCGGCCCACCGTACCCGCCGTTTGTTACAACAATTGCCTGGCCCAGTCCATTACAAAGAAACAAACACCGGACACGATTTGACCCGTGCCGATGATCCCGGCTGGCCCGATGTGAGGCGAGCAGTCGTGTCATTTTCTCAAACCGTACTCATTGGGTAA